The genome window GGCGGTCTCGCACGCGTTGACGGACAGCCGCGTATTGTAGAAGGGCTTGCCTTGCCGCATGAGGAAGTTGAATTTGATCTTTCTTTCTATAATTCCAGTACGTCCTGGATTGACATCGACCGGCTCCTGTGGCTCCTGGCGTTGACGCGCAATGACTTGCGTGATCCGGAGAAAGTAGCGGTAGCAGTCCGCGAACTGGGCATGCGCATTCCTACCTACATGACCATCAAAGATGTCAAGAAGCGCTGGGGGAAAGGACAGGAAGATATTTTCCCTGTAATGCAGTTTGAGAAACTCTGGGGCGACATGACTGGTTTGCCGGAGTTAAACAGCCACTTTGTTGCCGTGGCACGCGAGCGCGGACAGCAACTTAAAGAGCCGGCGCAGCGCGATGGCTGGTTGCGCGACGGATCTGCGCGGTACGTCGAAAAGCTCTGTGAGTGGAGCTAGGCAAATACATTTTTGTATTTGCTGTTGAAGGTTGAAAGTTTAAGGTTGTTTGTGTCTCAAGCTGTGGGCAGTAAAGCAAGCAACCTTAAACTTTATACCCTAAATCGGTAGTTTACCCTAGGCAAATACAGATATGATTTCAGGTTTTAGCATACGTGTTCTTTCTGGTCTTTCTCAAATCGCAAAGCCATGGAGAAGACAGCGTTCAAGCGCCTGGTTGCTGCTTGTGTGCGTGCTGCTTTCCGCATGTGAGAAACCAGCTTTGCCGGCTGAAGACTCAGCTGACTACAAAGCAACCGTTTTAGCTTTCTTCTCCAGCATTGCCTCAATCCAGTCGGGTGAAGACATCGGTGCTGAAGAAAACCTGCTGCGTGTTACGGCACTTGCACCGGGTGAGCCGGCGGCGTGGTACAACCTGGGGCTCCTGTCGCTACGGCAGAATAAATTTGACGAAGCCCGTGAACGCCTCCTCAAAGCCAATGCGTTGGCACCCGAAAATCC of Bacteroidota bacterium contains these proteins:
- a CDS encoding tetratricopeptide repeat protein; this translates as MISGFSIRVLSGLSQIAKPWRRQRSSAWLLLVCVLLSACEKPALPAEDSADYKATVLAFFSSIASIQSGEDIGAEENLLRVTALAPGEPAAWYNLGLLSLRQNKFDEARERLLKANALAPENPDILRLLGIMEVTQGNMTAGLGYLDEAVAQNPSDYKARFALAQEYARTGEPAQLADAAAIYSSLADELPENLVVQVEKSRLAAQLGDLDDLREAAGVLEGYAPEWSPEIREPY